In Fluviispira sanaruensis, a genomic segment contains:
- a CDS encoding proline--tRNA ligase, whose translation MRMSKLVGKTVKESPRDAEIPSHKFMLRAGYMRQYSAGIYGLLPLAMRSVAKIEKICREEMNAIEGQEVRMPCSATKELWDETGRYQTFGKDMIRFQDRNEKQMVLNPTHEEPVVYLARTEITSYRQLPLMMYQIQSKFRDEPRPRGGLVRLREFTMKDAYSFHATEEDLKEYYDRAHAAYIRFYKRTGCKNFVSVMSDNGVFGGKYSHEFQMLVPTGEDKLISCLHCKTSSNEEIATSPFIIKKNNLEKLEKVHTPNQKTIDGLSKFLQINPDQTAKAVIFQTLSGTPVVSFVRGDLDVISAKVRNLVKSEVVPATHENLVKAGAVAGSTGPIGLNLHNCYVILDHTVVKSTNLVTGANEKDYHYTNFNAERDFLSTVKEFEKEKVIIGDIAAARAGDPCEVCENPLQETRGIEIGNIFHLGTKYTKDMECTFLDQNGKKQYPIMGCYGIGITRLLPAIIEESHDDRGPILPLPIAPYEIHLCALNRKEAIVNEESEKLYKSLTSLGYEVLFDDRDEKPGSQFADADLIGIPYRIIISPKTLAEGCVELKYRDNRMEARKVKVLEIIDILKSEIDNEYKNYNIR comes from the coding sequence ATGCGTATGTCAAAATTGGTTGGTAAAACGGTAAAAGAATCACCACGTGATGCCGAAATTCCAAGTCATAAATTTATGTTAAGAGCAGGTTATATGCGCCAGTATTCGGCTGGGATTTATGGTCTTCTCCCCCTTGCAATGAGGAGCGTCGCAAAAATTGAAAAAATCTGTCGTGAAGAAATGAATGCTATAGAAGGTCAAGAAGTGCGTATGCCTTGTTCTGCAACAAAAGAACTTTGGGATGAAACAGGCCGCTATCAAACCTTCGGCAAAGACATGATTCGGTTTCAGGATCGCAATGAAAAACAAATGGTCTTGAATCCAACCCACGAAGAGCCAGTTGTTTATTTAGCGCGCACAGAAATTACAAGTTATAGACAACTTCCATTGATGATGTACCAGATTCAATCCAAATTCCGTGATGAGCCTCGGCCACGTGGAGGTTTGGTGCGTTTGCGCGAATTTACCATGAAAGATGCATATAGTTTCCATGCAACAGAAGAAGATCTCAAAGAATATTATGACAGAGCACATGCGGCTTATATACGTTTTTATAAGCGTACAGGGTGCAAAAATTTTGTCAGTGTTATGTCTGATAACGGTGTCTTTGGTGGAAAATATTCTCATGAGTTTCAAATGCTCGTGCCAACAGGCGAAGATAAACTTATTTCTTGTTTGCATTGTAAAACAAGTTCGAATGAAGAAATTGCTACTTCCCCATTTATTATTAAAAAGAATAATCTCGAAAAACTTGAAAAGGTTCACACACCAAACCAAAAAACGATTGATGGTTTAAGTAAATTTTTACAGATAAATCCTGATCAAACTGCAAAAGCAGTTATTTTCCAAACACTCTCAGGGACACCTGTTGTTTCATTTGTGCGTGGAGATCTCGATGTTATCAGTGCAAAAGTTCGTAATTTAGTCAAATCAGAAGTCGTGCCTGCGACACATGAAAATCTTGTAAAAGCTGGTGCGGTTGCTGGAAGCACAGGGCCCATAGGGCTCAATCTGCACAACTGTTACGTTATTTTAGACCACACAGTTGTTAAGAGTACGAATTTAGTAACAGGTGCGAATGAAAAAGATTATCATTATACAAATTTTAATGCAGAAAGAGATTTTCTTTCAACTGTAAAAGAATTTGAAAAAGAAAAAGTGATTATTGGAGATATTGCTGCAGCACGCGCAGGTGATCCTTGTGAAGTATGCGAAAATCCTTTGCAAGAAACACGTGGAATTGAAATCGGTAATATATTTCACTTAGGCACTAAATATACCAAAGATATGGAATGTACTTTTCTCGATCAAAACGGAAAAAAGCAATACCCAATAATGGGATGCTATGGGATTGGCATAACACGTCTTCTCCCAGCTATTATTGAAGAAAGTCATGATGACCGAGGGCCTATTTTACCATTGCCAATTGCTCCCTATGAAATACATTTGTGTGCACTCAATCGGAAAGAAGCGATTGTGAACGAAGAATCTGAAAAACTCTATAAATCTCTCACAAGCTTAGGCTACGAAGTGTTATTTGATGACAGAGACGAAAAACCGGGTTCACAATTTGCCGATGCCGATCTCATTGGGATTCCTTATAGAATTATTATATCGCCTAAAACGCTTGCTGAAGGTTGTGTAGAGTTAAAGTACAGAGACAATCGGATGGAAGCAAGGAAAGTTAAAGTTTTAGAAATAATTGATATTTTAAAATCTGAAATAGATAACGAATATAAAAATTATAATATTAGATAA
- a CDS encoding class I SAM-dependent methyltransferase has product MTLELQPENFSIRAQKWWTPEKIKKLMGEKNYTITPLNAPQLLRSLGLLNSDASMSPDSVKKFIQINHMFNLLEEHFAELIKRHKVVRILDAGCGKSYLTFLLAWCFKEKWNHTAEIIGVDTNTKIINDCKQRAQNLGFADVLKFETASLFTYKWTHEKRPNAVIALHACDTATDMALALAIKEKADFIAVAPCCQAELARKWKENKISHPLTPVFNTPQVRREIAAQFTDMFRISLTRANGYEVTATEFVPSTHTPKNRLLTCIRRGNNLETAEKEFASMKDHLGGATILLEELLQKESI; this is encoded by the coding sequence ATGACTTTAGAATTACAGCCAGAAAACTTCTCTATTCGTGCGCAAAAGTGGTGGACACCCGAAAAAATTAAAAAGTTAATGGGAGAGAAGAACTATACTATCACTCCACTCAATGCACCTCAATTGTTGCGTTCGCTTGGACTTTTAAACTCCGATGCTTCTATGTCTCCGGACAGTGTAAAGAAGTTTATTCAAATAAATCATATGTTCAATTTGCTTGAAGAGCATTTTGCAGAACTTATTAAGCGACATAAAGTTGTGCGCATTCTCGATGCTGGCTGTGGAAAATCTTATCTTACTTTTTTATTGGCTTGGTGTTTTAAAGAAAAATGGAATCACACAGCCGAAATTATTGGTGTGGATACAAACACAAAAATAATAAATGATTGTAAGCAGAGAGCACAAAATTTAGGTTTTGCAGATGTTTTAAAATTTGAAACAGCTTCATTATTTACCTATAAATGGACGCATGAAAAAAGACCCAATGCGGTGATAGCATTGCATGCGTGTGACACGGCAACAGATATGGCGCTAGCTCTCGCGATTAAAGAAAAAGCTGATTTTATTGCAGTTGCTCCTTGTTGCCAAGCAGAGCTTGCGCGGAAGTGGAAAGAAAATAAAATATCTCATCCACTCACTCCCGTTTTTAATACCCCACAGGTGAGAAGGGAGATCGCTGCACAGTTTACGGATATGTTTCGTATCAGTTTAACGCGGGCAAATGGCTATGAAGTGACTGCAACAGAGTTTGTTCCTTCTACGCATACGCCTAAAAATAGACTGTTGACGTGTATTCGCAGAGGTAACAATTTAGAGACTGCTGAAAAAGAATTTGCATCAATGAAAGATCATCTTGGTGGAGCTACTATTCTTTTAGAAGAATTGCTACAAAAGGAAAGCATCTAA
- a CDS encoding Cof-type HAD-IIB family hydrolase, which translates to MSFGYKAIFVDLDGTLLNSKKEISQKNLDCLNAFIEQGIHVVIATGRTIKSVNKVTEKLNLNTPIITLNGSDIKKSRDGYSMSLTYLENKYRNLIFDRCKMILNGNAQYSIQNLLVDTSRGFYCLYPNAIDVDEFTSHYDSEVLELDLENPPDEQVISFLILLTPESNREAFLRDQDEYFMSRIQFCTFNGWPWIEVGASNANKGTAMTLVCEHLGIEPKDVIAFGDGQNDAEMLKSAGLGVAMGNADQYALQCAKAKTVSNDADGVAVFLERLYNVSK; encoded by the coding sequence ATGAGTTTTGGATATAAAGCAATTTTTGTTGATTTAGATGGAACTTTATTAAATTCGAAAAAAGAAATATCACAAAAGAATTTAGATTGTCTCAATGCATTTATTGAACAAGGAATTCACGTTGTTATTGCAACTGGTAGAACAATTAAATCGGTTAATAAAGTTACAGAAAAACTGAATTTAAATACACCGATTATTACTTTAAATGGAAGTGATATTAAAAAAAGCAGAGATGGCTATTCAATGTCCCTCACTTATCTTGAAAATAAATATCGCAATCTTATTTTTGATAGATGCAAAATGATTTTAAATGGTAATGCACAATATAGTATACAAAATTTATTAGTCGATACTTCAAGAGGATTCTATTGTCTATATCCAAATGCAATTGATGTCGATGAATTTACTTCGCATTATGATAGCGAAGTTCTTGAACTGGATTTAGAAAATCCGCCCGATGAACAAGTTATTAGCTTTTTAATTCTCTTGACTCCAGAGAGCAACCGTGAAGCTTTTTTAAGAGATCAAGATGAATATTTTATGTCTAGAATTCAATTTTGTACTTTCAATGGTTGGCCTTGGATTGAAGTCGGGGCTTCGAATGCAAACAAAGGAACAGCAATGACGTTGGTTTGTGAACATTTAGGAATTGAACCTAAGGATGTGATTGCTTTTGGGGATGGGCAGAATGATGCAGAAATGCTTAAATCTGCAGGCCTTGGTGTGGCAATGGGAAATGCTGATCAATATGCTTTGCAATGTGCAAAGGCAAAAACTGTTTCTAATGATGCAGATGGTGTTGCTGTCTTCTTAGAACGCTTATACAATGTGAGTAAATAA
- the metG gene encoding methionine--tRNA ligase: MTDSYKYFTTPIYYANGTPHAGHVYATILASTLKTHYEQRGAKVKFLTGLDEHGEAVETKAKELNKSPQQLVDEMAVLWKKEFARFEINNDIFIRTTDKEHIKNVQNILNYCYKKGDIYFGEHEGYYCYKCEGYLTNTERDENNNCLVHKIPAELRKEKNYFFKTSKYREQLKDLIAKGHITRQERYINELLGMLENLDTDLSISRPKSRLSWGVELPFDPEHVAYVWFDALPNYVTGIGGIEKAHSSEYWQNAHHILGKDILKFHGIFWPAMCLSLDIPLPKLLITGWILQDSHKMSKSLGNGINVEQILHYGRDTFVNYFFRAINPGEDIEFSWKSYFERYNSDLANGIGNLLSRTLTMVEKYFANKIPKFAHNLLIEEQKEIGIACKNAVKNVQIAFDEFRIADALNEIWSLISLTDKHIAQQKPWDIAKKNEAESQLQLANIIASSVAVLRVAGYLAYPFFPKKMHELLQSIGEDTSDLSHSYARAQEFFAIQSEYSLKEIPKLYARLDIAAEILKMKPANETASAKTETKKIIKVENKKEVTVENSNTISIQDFAKVQMHVGTVLSAEYVEGSDKLLRLVVSLGTLGERQIFSGIREWVKPEEIANRKVIIVSNLAPRKMKFGMSEGMMLATDTADGKVSPIYLPENLKEGALLT; this comes from the coding sequence ATGACAGATAGTTATAAATATTTTACAACTCCAATTTATTATGCAAATGGAACTCCTCATGCAGGACATGTTTATGCCACTATTTTAGCAAGCACATTAAAGACTCATTATGAACAGCGTGGAGCAAAAGTTAAATTTTTAACAGGACTAGATGAGCATGGAGAAGCTGTAGAGACAAAAGCAAAAGAATTAAATAAATCTCCCCAACAGTTAGTCGATGAAATGGCTGTTTTATGGAAAAAAGAATTCGCGCGATTTGAGATAAATAATGATATCTTTATAAGAACAACCGATAAAGAGCATATTAAAAATGTGCAAAATATTTTGAATTATTGTTATAAAAAAGGGGATATTTATTTTGGTGAACATGAAGGTTATTATTGTTATAAATGTGAAGGTTATTTAACTAATACTGAAAGAGATGAAAATAATAATTGCCTTGTCCACAAAATTCCAGCTGAACTTAGAAAAGAAAAAAATTATTTCTTTAAAACTTCAAAATATCGTGAACAATTAAAAGATTTGATTGCGAAAGGACATATTACTCGTCAAGAAAGATACATCAATGAACTTTTGGGCATGCTGGAAAACTTAGACACCGATCTCAGTATTTCTCGTCCCAAATCTCGTTTATCTTGGGGCGTAGAGCTGCCTTTTGATCCTGAGCATGTCGCCTATGTCTGGTTCGATGCATTGCCGAACTATGTAACAGGTATTGGAGGAATCGAAAAAGCGCATTCGAGTGAATATTGGCAAAATGCACATCATATTTTAGGAAAAGATATCTTAAAGTTTCATGGGATATTTTGGCCTGCAATGTGTCTATCGCTCGATATCCCTTTACCAAAATTACTTATTACAGGGTGGATTCTCCAAGACTCGCATAAAATGTCAAAGAGTTTAGGGAACGGAATTAATGTGGAACAAATATTGCATTATGGTCGTGATACTTTTGTGAATTATTTTTTTAGGGCAATAAATCCCGGTGAAGATATTGAGTTTTCTTGGAAATCCTATTTTGAAAGATACAATTCCGATTTAGCAAATGGAATTGGCAATCTTTTATCAAGAACATTGACAATGGTGGAAAAGTATTTTGCAAATAAAATCCCAAAATTTGCCCACAATTTATTAATAGAAGAGCAAAAAGAAATTGGAATTGCCTGCAAAAATGCAGTAAAGAATGTACAAATTGCATTTGATGAATTTAGAATTGCCGATGCATTAAATGAAATTTGGTCGCTTATTTCGCTCACAGACAAACACATTGCCCAGCAAAAACCTTGGGATATTGCAAAAAAAAATGAAGCTGAAAGTCAACTACAATTAGCAAATATCATTGCATCGAGTGTTGCAGTTTTGCGTGTCGCAGGTTATTTAGCTTATCCATTTTTCCCTAAGAAAATGCATGAGCTGTTACAAAGTATAGGTGAGGACACTTCGGATCTCAGTCACTCTTATGCGAGAGCGCAAGAGTTTTTTGCCATTCAAAGTGAATATAGTTTGAAAGAAATACCTAAACTCTATGCCCGCCTTGACATTGCAGCAGAAATACTAAAAATGAAACCTGCAAATGAAACTGCAAGTGCGAAAACTGAGACAAAGAAAATTATTAAAGTAGAAAATAAAAAAGAAGTAACAGTAGAAAATTCAAATACTATTTCTATTCAGGATTTTGCTAAAGTACAAATGCACGTTGGCACCGTTTTAAGTGCTGAATATGTAGAAGGATCAGATAAATTATTAAGACTCGTTGTTTCTTTAGGCACTCTTGGTGAAAGACAAATCTTTTCTGGAATTAGAGAATGGGTTAAACCTGAAGAAATTGCCAATCGTAAAGTGATTATTGTCAGCAATCTCGCTCCAAGGAAAATGAAGTTTGGTATGAGTGAAGGAATGATGCTTGCTACAGACACAGCAGACGGTAAAGTGAGTCCGATTTATCTACCAGAAAATCTTAAAGAAGGTGCTTTGTTAACTTAA
- the rpoZ gene encoding DNA-directed RNA polymerase subunit omega, which yields MARISVQDCLDQIPNRFVVVMLAARRMRQLQKGSDALVECKNKEAVTALREIAAGKVGIKNAEIVPGLRLPGRIK from the coding sequence ATGGCTCGTATTTCAGTTCAAGATTGCCTCGATCAAATTCCAAACCGCTTTGTTGTTGTTATGCTGGCGGCTCGTCGTATGCGTCAACTTCAAAAGGGAAGTGATGCTCTTGTTGAATGCAAAAATAAAGAAGCAGTAACCGCTTTGCGTGAAATTGCTGCTGGAAAAGTCGGCATTAAAAATGCCGAGATTGTTCCTGGACTCAGACTACCAGGTCGTATTAAATAA
- a CDS encoding ABC transporter substrate-binding protein codes for MDSRFTTKRIIISIVSISAVAFAIYQAQNSSNGNDLNNVKEKKSTLYVAFDSKIQSGDPRLIGSDPNSQYIENLRFLPLIGFDENGKLQNFLVDEIIPITNKSWLIKIKKDIKFSNGSNLSAEDVVATYNAIMNPEKSFPPSPRKAAFNSVTVFKAKTPYEILIELKDPDASFLNNLVIGILPKEAILTAGPNKIDNLGYESGPYILKKADATSWLLSRNENYNFAEKPKMENLNFKIISDSGTRYAALIKGDIDLAQNAIDPDKVALIQKSMNDKFQILSAPKLATTYLAFNFRDPIFSNLKVRQAIAYAIDRKSLLQFRLQGQGTLAKGMFPANNFYYDSSLPEVQFDPQRAKTLLKEANIQDPIAFAIKVSSSNKSTVEIAKAIAANLKDVGFQPSVEMLENSVFLDQLKKGVASVWISPWVGFKDPDHLRFVFATNMVAPAGGNRGAYSNPNIDDLLQEGREEINPEKRKIIYDQAQQLLSAELPYVYLWHSLNIAVTGKNIEGYKLYADGRYWSIVNVTKN; via the coding sequence ATGGACTCGCGTTTTACTACCAAAAGAATAATAATTTCAATTGTTTCAATATCTGCTGTGGCTTTTGCCATTTATCAGGCTCAAAATTCAAGTAATGGGAATGATTTAAATAATGTCAAAGAGAAGAAAAGCACTCTCTATGTAGCCTTCGATTCTAAAATACAATCAGGTGATCCTCGTTTGATTGGTAGCGATCCAAATAGTCAATATATTGAAAATTTAAGGTTTTTGCCCCTGATAGGTTTTGATGAAAATGGCAAACTGCAGAACTTTTTAGTGGATGAAATTATACCTATCACAAATAAGTCTTGGCTTATAAAAATCAAAAAAGATATCAAGTTCAGCAATGGTTCAAATCTTTCTGCTGAAGATGTTGTAGCTACCTATAATGCCATAATGAATCCAGAAAAAAGCTTTCCACCAAGCCCAAGAAAAGCAGCATTTAATAGCGTCACGGTTTTTAAGGCTAAAACTCCATATGAGATTCTAATAGAGTTAAAGGATCCCGATGCCTCCTTTTTAAATAACCTTGTCATAGGTATCCTGCCAAAAGAAGCAATATTAACAGCAGGTCCCAATAAGATTGATAATCTAGGCTATGAAAGTGGTCCCTATATTTTGAAAAAAGCGGACGCAACCAGCTGGCTTCTCTCCCGCAATGAAAATTATAATTTTGCTGAAAAGCCAAAAATGGAAAATCTTAATTTTAAAATTATTTCAGATAGTGGGACACGGTATGCAGCACTCATAAAAGGGGATATTGATCTTGCACAAAATGCTATTGATCCAGACAAAGTCGCACTTATTCAAAAATCAATGAATGATAAATTCCAGATTCTGAGCGCCCCAAAGTTAGCAACAACATATCTAGCTTTTAATTTTCGTGACCCTATTTTTAGTAATTTAAAAGTAAGACAAGCGATTGCTTATGCTATTGATCGAAAAAGTTTATTGCAATTCCGCTTACAGGGGCAAGGTACTTTAGCAAAAGGAATGTTCCCTGCTAATAATTTTTATTATGACAGTTCTCTTCCAGAAGTTCAATTTGATCCACAAAGAGCAAAAACCCTGTTAAAAGAAGCAAACATTCAAGATCCTATTGCTTTTGCCATAAAAGTATCAAGTAGCAATAAATCAACTGTTGAAATTGCAAAAGCAATAGCCGCAAATTTAAAAGATGTAGGTTTTCAACCATCAGTCGAAATGCTAGAAAACAGTGTATTTTTAGACCAATTAAAAAAAGGTGTGGCCAGTGTTTGGATCTCTCCTTGGGTTGGTTTTAAAGATCCCGATCACTTACGCTTTGTTTTTGCCACCAACATGGTTGCACCTGCTGGTGGGAATCGTGGCGCATATTCTAATCCAAATATAGATGATCTTTTACAAGAAGGACGTGAGGAAATTAATCCAGAAAAAAGAAAAATAATATACGATCAAGCACAGCAATTACTCTCAGCTGAATTGCCTTATGTTTACTTATGGCATAGTTTAAATATAGCTGTGACTGGAAAAAATATAGAAGGTTATAAACTTTACGCAGACGGTAGGTACTGGTCAATCGTCAACGTAACAAAAAATTGA
- a CDS encoding ABC transporter permease — protein sequence MLKVLFQRFLQLLFVLWGISTIIFFLQRMIPGSPADSILGADASEIDKAEWLTRFGLDLPLWKQYYYFIINLIQGDLGKSYHDFTPVMEIILPRLWQTMQLASVSFIFSLLLATFFGMISAAKAGKFADKTSAIVSLLAISAPSFIIGPILMWIFSVKLEIFPLLGNEGASSFVLPAITLGASLAAFSSRMIRSGIVDVLQEDYIRTAKSKGLSAFQVLTKHALRNAFLPTLTILGMQLGVLLSGAVITEQIFNWPGLGSLVVEAVQQREYNVVSGCVIVMATIYVICNLIVDILYRIFDPRVRFS from the coding sequence ATGTTAAAAGTCCTTTTCCAACGTTTCTTACAATTGCTATTTGTTTTATGGGGAATTTCAACAATTATTTTTTTTCTGCAAAGAATGATTCCAGGAAGCCCAGCAGATAGTATATTAGGAGCGGACGCATCTGAAATTGATAAAGCTGAATGGCTGACTCGTTTTGGGTTAGATTTACCTTTATGGAAACAGTATTACTATTTTATTATTAATTTAATCCAAGGTGATTTAGGAAAAAGTTATCATGATTTTACTCCTGTAATGGAGATCATTCTCCCTAGACTATGGCAAACAATGCAATTAGCATCCGTTTCATTTATTTTTTCTCTTTTATTGGCAACTTTTTTTGGCATGATAAGCGCTGCTAAAGCTGGCAAATTTGCCGATAAAACATCAGCTATCGTTTCTTTACTTGCAATATCGGCTCCTAGTTTTATCATCGGTCCCATTTTAATGTGGATTTTCTCTGTTAAACTTGAAATATTTCCATTGCTAGGCAATGAAGGGGCATCTTCATTTGTTTTACCTGCTATCACTCTCGGCGCATCCCTCGCAGCTTTTTCAAGTCGCATGATCCGCAGCGGAATAGTCGATGTCCTTCAAGAAGATTATATTCGCACAGCAAAAAGCAAAGGTCTTTCTGCCTTTCAAGTTTTAACTAAACATGCTTTGCGTAATGCATTTCTTCCAACTCTCACAATTTTAGGAATGCAACTTGGAGTTCTTCTGAGCGGGGCTGTTATTACTGAGCAAATATTTAATTGGCCTGGATTAGGCAGTCTCGTCGTTGAGGCTGTTCAACAACGAGAATATAATGTCGTCTCAGGATGCGTTATTGTTATGGCTACTATATATGTCATTTGTAACCTTATTGTAGATATTCTTTACCGCATTTTTGATCCGAGGGTCCGTTTTTCATGA
- a CDS encoding ABC transporter permease gives MKDFVFRFFKILSRDKFAIVSAFILLFWIMIAFFPIIIPYFANIPIVLQDRLANPSAKFWLGVDGNGQSVGLLIMNGASTSLIVSLFTVSMSLFVGIPLGAIAGFFGGKIDILISRFIDILLAFPPMVLPIAIMAFFGGGLLNVVIALSLTGWVSYARVVRGQFLSFKEREFVVAAQSLGASPTRVMFKHIFPNTISPLAVQATFSLAGVIIAEAGLSFLGLGVSQSHVSWGGLLNSARDYLTTNPTLAFFPAIALFSVVASLNFIGETLRLTFDPKSIGAGRM, from the coding sequence ATGAAAGACTTTGTCTTCCGGTTTTTTAAAATTTTAAGTCGTGATAAATTTGCAATTGTATCAGCATTTATTCTTTTATTTTGGATTATGATAGCTTTCTTCCCAATTATAATCCCTTATTTTGCAAATATTCCCATAGTTCTGCAAGATAGACTCGCAAATCCATCTGCTAAATTCTGGCTAGGGGTTGATGGAAATGGCCAAAGCGTCGGCTTGCTCATTATGAATGGCGCTTCGACTTCTTTAATAGTAAGTCTATTTACCGTCAGTATGAGCCTATTTGTTGGTATTCCGCTGGGAGCAATCGCAGGTTTTTTTGGTGGGAAAATCGATATTCTGATTTCTCGTTTTATCGATATTCTTCTTGCTTTTCCCCCCATGGTACTACCTATTGCTATCATGGCTTTTTTTGGAGGCGGCCTGCTGAACGTTGTTATAGCTTTGAGCTTAACAGGCTGGGTAAGTTATGCACGGGTAGTACGGGGACAGTTCTTATCCTTTAAAGAACGTGAATTTGTTGTTGCTGCCCAATCGCTGGGAGCCTCTCCGACACGTGTCATGTTCAAGCATATTTTTCCAAATACGATTTCACCCTTAGCCGTACAAGCAACATTCTCACTTGCTGGAGTCATTATTGCTGAAGCGGGCCTGAGTTTCTTAGGTCTAGGCGTCAGCCAATCACACGTGAGTTGGGGAGGGCTTTTAAACTCAGCACGGGACTATTTAACGACCAATCCAACACTTGCTTTTTTCCCTGCAATAGCCTTATTTTCAGTTGTTGCAAGCCTAAACTTTATTGGCGAAACTCTACGATTGACGTTTGATCCAAAAAGTATCGGCGCAGGGCGCATGTAA
- a CDS encoding DUF6165 family protein, with protein sequence MNEIFTPISIGELLDKITILQIKSAQIKDSEKLVNINKELQLLIDVCQKNKINIQDDLVHTLKKHNEELWDIEDQIRDKERAKEFDEEFIRLARAVYFTNDKRADIKKKINLQSGSSLVEEKSYNKY encoded by the coding sequence ATGAATGAAATTTTTACACCTATTTCAATTGGTGAGCTTTTAGATAAAATTACGATTCTCCAAATCAAGTCAGCACAAATTAAAGACTCAGAAAAACTTGTAAATATTAATAAAGAGCTTCAATTATTAATTGATGTCTGCCAAAAAAACAAGATCAATATCCAAGACGATCTTGTTCATACCTTGAAAAAACACAACGAAGAACTGTGGGATATTGAAGATCAGATTCGCGATAAAGAACGCGCAAAAGAATTCGATGAAGAGTTTATTCGTCTTGCCCGCGCTGTGTATTTTACGAACGACAAAAGAGCGGACATCAAAAAGAAAATCAATTTACAGTCTGGAAGTTCTTTAGTTGAAGAGAAAAGTTATAATAAATATTAA
- a CDS encoding ATP-binding protein: MSSSRSFEEIFSSLQNLIELRESEEGASVTLMPKCLCGKSDYFMPQAKDLEEELDESHEEQDDSEPIYIERSANKFRFAVCPACNPRLQCRLCEGTGHRVLKEVHVFETDDGEFEHSIENISPNTCACTHTERIVELLNQAEIPCKYMEADFQSFRFEHLNDFQRKKMNENIHKMESFCDSSAAIIKGGKASNHKYFMTLTGPVGSGKTLLATASLKNLIMNHNLTGRFVEFQFLLNQLKAEYEQKRSGFSILKHLIEVDILIIDEFGKGRNENEWQLEKLDDLINSRYNAKKITIITTNYLPQNFKYDEKEIPLTTHKPKSNYWSPSGKPDALTGNIPVNESFWTQTMLERVGARMYERILEVSEFIDFLNIPSYRKLMGKNFLDLYNK, translated from the coding sequence ATGAGTTCGAGCAGATCGTTTGAAGAAATTTTTTCTTCCTTACAAAATTTAATTGAATTGAGAGAAAGTGAAGAGGGTGCCTCTGTCACTCTTATGCCAAAATGTCTTTGCGGTAAGAGCGATTATTTTATGCCACAAGCCAAAGACCTTGAGGAAGAATTAGACGAGAGTCACGAAGAACAAGATGACAGCGAACCTATATATATCGAGCGATCTGCAAACAAATTTCGTTTTGCTGTTTGTCCTGCCTGCAACCCCCGTTTGCAATGTCGTCTTTGCGAAGGGACTGGGCACAGGGTATTAAAAGAAGTGCATGTCTTTGAAACGGACGACGGTGAATTTGAGCATTCTATCGAAAATATCAGTCCGAACACATGTGCTTGCACTCATACAGAAAGAATTGTTGAATTATTAAATCAAGCAGAAATTCCTTGTAAATATATGGAAGCAGATTTTCAATCTTTTCGTTTTGAGCATTTAAATGATTTTCAACGTAAGAAAATGAACGAAAATATTCATAAAATGGAAAGTTTTTGTGACAGTTCTGCTGCCATAATTAAAGGTGGCAAAGCGAGTAATCATAAATATTTTATGACATTAACTGGCCCTGTAGGATCTGGAAAAACATTGCTTGCAACAGCCTCACTCAAAAATCTTATCATGAATCACAATTTGACGGGGCGATTTGTTGAATTTCAATTTTTATTAAATCAATTAAAAGCAGAGTATGAACAGAAAAGATCAGGCTTTTCTATTCTGAAGCATTTGATAGAAGTTGATATATTAATTATTGATGAGTTTGGTAAGGGACGCAACGAAAATGAGTGGCAATTAGAAAAACTTGATGACCTTATTAATTCTCGTTACAACGCAAAAAAAATCACGATTATAACGACAAATTATTTGCCGCAAAATTTTAAGTATGATGAAAAAGAAATTCCGCTTACTACTCATAAACCTAAGAGCAATTATTGGAGTCCAAGCGGAAAACCAGATGCTTTAACGGGAAATATTCCTGTAAATGAATCATTTTGGACACAAACTATGCTTGAACGGGTAGGTGCTAGAATGTATGAGCGAATTTTAGAAGTTTCAGAATTTATCGATTTTTTGAATATTCCAAGTTATCGAAAGCTAATGGGGAAAAACTTTCTAGATTTATATAATAAATAA